In Campylobacter mucosalis, a single window of DNA contains:
- a CDS encoding peptidylprolyl isomerase — protein sequence MRNDELKIFDINIDELKKDKFAIFHTQKGDIKLELFADEAPQAVANFTSLIKSGFYNGLNFHRVIPNFVIQGGCPYGTGTGGPGYCIKCECDEQKVKHERGSLSMAHAGRNTGGSQFFICHSPQRHLDGVHTVFGKCVDDDSLMVLDDIRAGDKIESAEVKDSL from the coding sequence ATGAGAAATGATGAGTTAAAAATTTTTGATATAAATATTGATGAGTTAAAAAAAGATAAATTTGCGATATTTCACACACAAAAAGGCGATATAAAGCTTGAGCTTTTTGCAGATGAAGCACCACAAGCCGTAGCAAATTTTACAAGCCTGATAAAATCTGGCTTTTATAATGGTCTAAATTTTCACCGCGTTATACCAAATTTTGTTATTCAAGGCGGTTGTCCTTATGGCACGGGAACTGGTGGTCCTGGATACTGCATAAAATGTGAGTGCGATGAACAGAAGGTAAAACACGAGCGTGGAAGTCTATCAATGGCTCACGCTGGTCGTAATACTGGCGGCTCACAGTTTTTCATCTGCCATAGCCCACAACGCCACCTTGACGGAGTTCATACCGTCTTTGGAAAGTGCGTTGATGACGATAGTTTGATGGTTCTTGATGATATACGTGCGGGGGATAAGATAGAGTCTGCCGAAGTAAAAGATAGTCTATAA
- a CDS encoding cation:dicarboxylate symporter family transporter, with the protein MQTSKTERNFWLRLATNLAFWVVLGIVAGIVVGIVAPELGVASKPGIDYFIKALKILIGPIIFLTIVSGIVGLESLKDLGSIGFKAFIYFEIVSTLALAVGIIFGEGLKPGHGMHLDYTKLDPHSVDKYTNVDRDVGSMWAILKSAVPTDPITPFLTSNTLQVLFMALIVAIVLSFLKPEHKKACLKPLEFIQHYVLKLLSLLMLFSPIAAYSAMAYLIGKFGIGSLVGMLELLAVMAAASLFFIFIVLGVICYFAKVNIFKFMRFISKEVLVVFATSSSETALAPLMQKLECAGIHRGAVGLIIPTGYSFNLDCTNIYLSLSVIFLAQAFDIPLSIEHLISVLVVLMITSKGAVGVTGSGFVVLAGTLAALPSTGIPVVTVAVLLGVDKFMSEMRAVGNLCGNAVGCMIISIWDKKVDMEQFRYALDNPKEFEFKS; encoded by the coding sequence ATGCAAACTAGCAAAACTGAGAGAAATTTCTGGCTAAGACTAGCGACAAATCTAGCATTTTGGGTAGTGCTAGGTATAGTAGCTGGTATAGTTGTTGGCATAGTGGCACCAGAGCTTGGTGTGGCTAGTAAGCCTGGTATTGATTATTTTATTAAAGCACTTAAAATTTTGATAGGACCTATAATATTTTTAACCATAGTATCTGGTATTGTTGGTCTTGAGAGCTTAAAAGATTTAGGTAGTATCGGTTTTAAGGCGTTTATATATTTTGAGATCGTAAGCACATTGGCTCTTGCTGTTGGTATTATTTTTGGAGAGGGATTAAAACCTGGACACGGGATGCACCTTGACTACACAAAGCTAGATCCACATAGCGTTGATAAATACACAAACGTCGATCGCGATGTTGGCTCTATGTGGGCGATACTAAAAAGTGCTGTTCCAACAGATCCAATTACTCCATTTTTAACCTCAAATACGCTTCAGGTGCTATTTATGGCACTTATAGTTGCTATTGTGCTATCTTTTTTAAAACCTGAGCATAAAAAAGCTTGTTTAAAACCGCTAGAATTTATACAGCACTATGTCCTTAAACTACTATCTTTGCTTATGCTTTTTAGTCCGATTGCGGCTTACTCTGCAATGGCATACTTGATAGGAAAATTTGGCATTGGCTCACTTGTTGGTATGCTTGAGCTTTTAGCTGTTATGGCTGCGGCTAGTCTATTTTTTATATTCATTGTACTTGGTGTTATATGCTATTTTGCAAAGGTTAACATCTTTAAATTTATGCGATTTATATCAAAAGAAGTTCTTGTAGTTTTTGCAACAAGCTCGTCTGAAACCGCTCTAGCACCACTTATGCAAAAGCTAGAATGTGCCGGAATTCATAGAGGTGCGGTGGGACTTATCATACCTACTGGATATTCGTTTAACCTTGACTGTACAAACATCTATCTAAGCTTAAGCGTAATCTTTTTGGCACAAGCCTTTGATATACCGCTAAGCATAGAGCATTTAATAAGCGTTTTGGTCGTGCTAATGATAACAAGCAAGGGTGCAGTTGGTGTAACTGGCTCGGGATTTGTTGTATTAGCAGGAACTCTTGCAGCACTGCCAAGCACTGGAATACCAGTTGTAACGGTTGCGGTGCTACTTGGAGTTGATAAGTTTATGTCTGAAATGCGTGCAGTTGGCAACCTATGCGGAAATGCCGTTGGCTGTATGATCATATCCATTTGGGATAAAAAAGTAGATATGGAGCAATTCCGCTACGCACTTGATAATCCAAAAGAATTCGAATTTAAATCATAA
- a CDS encoding ABC transporter permease, with protein MSLPKYLLFKYLRFDKTQPFISLSALLAFLGVSIGLMVLIVAMAIMNGFDKEFERKLFTMNYPISVLSGFKASINDELVNELKQKFPDLKFSPFISTQVILRGQNSLEGGLLFGVNSADEKEINSVVKAGLNALELGDFEILVGNGLKDTLGINNGEKITAIFTKADPSGFSLIPKMKRFDVVAGFSSGLVAYDKAYSYTSVESLRKILEYPAGIYDGIHIYSAEPFDDIKRIQSALPLGLKAIGWWQQNGNFFSALQLEKRALFIVLMLIILVASLNIVSSLLMTVMNRRQEIALLLALGASKSEIKKSFFLQGFVIGGGGIIFGIILGLFGVWLLGNFNIINLPADVYGSSKLPMELSLMDFSLIVFGAILIVCISSYYPAKKASEVNILQTLRNE; from the coding sequence ATGAGTTTGCCAAAATATCTATTATTTAAATATTTGCGGTTTGATAAAACTCAGCCATTCATATCTCTTAGTGCGTTACTTGCGTTTTTAGGAGTTAGCATCGGGCTTATGGTGTTAATAGTTGCAATGGCTATAATGAACGGCTTTGATAAGGAATTTGAGCGAAAGCTTTTTACGATGAACTATCCAATAAGTGTCCTTAGCGGTTTTAAAGCGAGTATAAACGATGAACTGGTAAATGAACTAAAGCAAAAATTTCCAGATCTGAAATTTAGCCCATTTATCAGCACTCAGGTTATTTTAAGAGGGCAAAATAGCCTTGAGGGCGGACTTTTATTTGGTGTAAACTCGGCAGATGAAAAAGAGATAAATTCTGTTGTAAAAGCTGGACTGAATGCACTTGAACTTGGCGATTTTGAAATTTTGGTTGGAAATGGATTAAAGGATACCTTGGGGATAAATAACGGCGAAAAGATAACTGCTATATTTACAAAAGCCGATCCGAGCGGATTTTCGCTGATACCAAAAATGAAGCGTTTTGATGTGGTGGCTGGTTTTAGCTCGGGACTTGTTGCATATGATAAGGCTTATAGCTACACGTCGGTCGAGTCGTTACGTAAAATTTTAGAGTATCCAGCTGGTATTTATGACGGGATACATATTTACTCAGCCGAGCCATTTGATGATATTAAGCGTATCCAGAGTGCTTTACCTTTGGGGTTAAAGGCTATTGGCTGGTGGCAACAAAACGGCAATTTTTTCTCAGCACTTCAGCTTGAAAAACGTGCTTTATTTATCGTGTTAATGCTTATTATTTTAGTTGCATCCTTAAATATAGTAAGCTCGCTTTTGATGACCGTTATGAATAGGCGTCAGGAGATAGCTTTGCTTTTGGCACTTGGTGCAAGTAAAAGTGAGATAAAAAAGAGCTTTTTTTTGCAGGGTTTTGTAATTGGTGGTGGCGGTATCATTTTTGGTATTATTTTGGGGCTTTTTGGCGTATGGTTGCTTGGAAATTTTAATATTATAAATTTACCAGCCGATGTTTATGGAAGTTCAAAATTGCCAATGGAGTTATCACTGATGGATTTTAGTCTTATTGTTTTTGGTGCTATTTTGATAGTTTGTATATCGTCTTACTATCCTGCAAAAAAAGCTTCAGAAGTTAATATCTTACAAACTTTAAGAAACGAATAA